The following proteins are co-located in the Nerophis ophidion isolate RoL-2023_Sa linkage group LG04, RoL_Noph_v1.0, whole genome shotgun sequence genome:
- the LOC133551580 gene encoding MAP7 domain-containing protein 2-like isoform X2 translates to MDKTVASSDTMAVAKMAPPTAPLVPDKRIVTNGRSSPARTGKPAPANVEKKPLLNGFASPSHLVAHVSTNHVGKPMVEGFLKTDDRMRLAKERREERERNLAAREQLIREKERRSQLQYERTVEERWKRLEEQKHKEELRRAAVEEKRRQQMEDERERLKALMRRSLERSLHLEHRHKRWSRGYPAGAGDSENAPLSFSAASALSHGLASPLPAVSESAPCSPRRSPLSSSRSPADPHRAAGVLEGSRSTPNTPKKERLHRERRTASPGCGFILRRSESPHIPKQLTSATTSKLASTKRTQSPSNIHEYHHSPSRHRSTHVIKKHDDKNMERHDKLSAGKNNLHIPNSTDLGKTRSSEGFKGDTPEKKVEQKKTETVSHSGDKKRESSPCMVTGKAAASITNAEDASRLLAERRRQARAQKEQEDKKQMQADEERLKEEQLRRQLAQEQQQQERKDAAKNNAESHKMKQGGDMGQEDVQEKELMDTERQKAKVQAQEKAERQRQDREHQVQQEEEERQLRKKRIEEIMKRTRKGDADVKDEQVETESPPEKGKTGQSEAQEYFKEGKEQVTRQGGTKGKKEASAQMDHHGDISTQQVMPAHSVPDKRLDTREREDKEGVQHQRGVLVNKQPKMGIVKAMDPFNKAPTDVNSQQKEMNGVVRDAKTGHVTVEVSKPHVGNPEGSPKLRSPPVIHLQPLEVKHFCDELQPMDVSPASKEELISIPEFSPVNEIQHCGISNSRALRDLMDLTGSVTCSKVTSEGNIGDCNKNLIEGVVSPVSDSKLTATSNQLSIR, encoded by the exons TTGCTAAAATGGCACCGCCAACTGCTCCTCTAGTTCCCGACAAGAGAATTGTAACAAACGGCCGCAGCTCACCAGCCAGGACTGGAAAACCAG CTCCGGCTAACGTGGAGAAGAAGCCGCTCTTAAATGGATTTGCATCGCCTTCACACTTGGTGGCTCATGTCAGTACCAACCATGTGGGCAAACCAA TGGTCGAAGGTTTCTTGAAGACAGACGACAGGATGCGTTTAGCCAAAGAGAGACgagaggagagggagagaaaCCTTG CGGCCCGAGAGCAACTGATCAGGGAGAAGGAGCGGCGATCTCAGCTGCAGTATGAGCGCACGGTGGAGGAGCGCTGGAAGCGTCTTGAGGAGCAGAAGCACAAAGAAGAGCTCCGCAGGGCCGCGGTGGAAGAGAAGCGAAGGCAGCAGATGGAAGACGAGAGG GAGCGGCTGAAGGCCCTGATGAGACGCTCTCTAGAGCGCAGCCTACACCTGGAGCACAGACACAAACGCTGGAGCAGAGGCTACCCTGCAGGAGCAG GTGACAGTGAGAATGCACCGCTCTCTTTCTCTGCTGCCTCCGCCCTTTCCCATGGCCTTGCCTCCCCTCTTCCTGCTGTCAGCGAATCCG CGCCCTGCAGCCCTCGCAGGTCACCTTTGAGCAGCTCACGCAGCCCCGCTGATCCCCACAGAGCAGCGGGAGTCCTAGAAGGCTCCCGCTCCACTCCCAACACACCCAAG AAAGAGCGTCTGCACAGGGAAAGACGAACCGCCTCCCCGGGTTGTGGATTCATCCTGAGAAGATCTGAATCTCCTCACATCCCCAAACAGCTGACCTCTGCAACTACTTCCAA GCTGGCTTCTACGAAGCGCACTCAGTCTCCTAGCAACATCCACGAGTACCACCACTCCCCCTCTAGACATCGGTCCACCCATGTCATCAAGAAACATGACGATAAAAATATGGAAAGACACGACAAGTTATCTGCAGGGAAAAACAACCTCCACATACCCAATTCGACTGACCTCGGTAAAACCAGATCTTCTGAAGGCTTCAAGGGTGACACACCAGAGAAGAAAGTGGAGCAGAAGAAGACAGAGACTGTCAGTCATAGTGGAGATAAGAAAAGAG AATCATCGCCATGCATGGTCACAGGGAAAGCGGCAGCCAGCATAACCAATGCTGAGGACGCCAGCCGACTGTTAGCGGAGCGTAGACGCCAGGCCCGGGCGCAGAAAGAACAAGAGGACAAAAAGCAAATGCAAGCAGATGAAGAAAG GCTAAAAGAAGAACAGCTGAGGAGGCAACTTGCAcaagagcagcagcagcaggagcGCAAGGACGcggcaaaaaataatgcagaATCTCATAAGATGAAGCAAGGAGGAGACATGGGACAGGAGGATGTGCAGGAGAAAGAGTTGATGGACACAGAG AGACAAAAGGCCAAAGTTCAAGCACAAGAGAAAGCCGAGCGTCAGCGTCAAGACCGAGAGCATCAGGTGCAgcaggaggaggaagaaaggCAGCTGAGAAAAAAG AGAATCGAGGAGATAATGAAGAGAACGAGGAAAGGTGACGCTGACGTGAAG GACGAACAGGTGGAGACCGAGTCACCACCAG AAAAGGGAAAAACTGGTCAAAGTGAAGCTCAGGAATACTTTAAAGAGGGTAAAGAGCAGGTCACAAGACAGGGCGGGACAAAAGGGAAGAAAGAAGCTTCAGCACAGATGGATCATCATGGGGACATCAGCACTCAACAAGTAATGCCAGCACACAGTGTTCCTGACAAGAGGCTGGACACCAGGGAAAGAGAGGACAAGGAGGGTGTGCAACACCAAAGAGGGGTACTGGTGAACAAGCAGCCCAAAATGGGCATAGTAAAAGCCATGGATCCTTTTAATAAAGCACCAACAGATGTCAATAGTCAGCAAAAGGAGATGAACGGAGTGGTCAGGGATGCAAAGACAGGCCACGTGACAGTGGAGGTAAGCAAACCACATGTGGGAAATCCTGAAGGATCGCCAAAGCTCAGATCACCGCCTGTCATACACCTACAGCCACTGGAGGTGAAGCACTTTTGTGATGAGTTGCAGCCAATGGATGTCAG CCCCGCTTCCAAGGAGGAATTGATTTCCATCCCAGAATTCTCGCCGGTAAATGAAATCCAACACTGCGGGATAAGTAACAGCCGAGCCCTCCGGGACCTAATGGACCTGACAGGCAGCGTCACATGCTCCAAAGTCACCTCTGAAGGCAACATAGGTGACTGCAACAAGAACCTGATCGAGGGGGTCGTCAGCCCAGTGTCAGATTCTAAGCTCACCGCGACGTCAAATCAACTTAGCATCCGCTAG
- the LOC133551580 gene encoding MAP7 domain-containing protein 2-like isoform X3, whose product MTVAKMAPPTAPLVPDKRIVTNGRSSPARTGKPAPANVEKKPLLNGFASPSHLVAHVSTNHVGKPMVEGFLKTDDRMRLAKERREERERNLAAREQLIREKERRSQLQYERTVEERWKRLEEQKHKEELRRAAVEEKRRQQMEDERERLKALMRRSLERSLHLEHRHKRWSRGYPAGAAPCSPRRSPLSSSRSPADPHRAAGVLEGSRSTPNTPKKERLHRERRTASPGCGFILRRSESPHIPKQLTSATTSKLASTKRTQSPSNIHEYHHSPSRHRSTHVIKKHDDKNMERHDKLSAGKNNLHIPNSTDLGKTRSSEGFKGDTPEKKVEQKKTETVSHSGDKKRESSPCMVTGKAAASITNAEDASRLLAERRRQARAQKEQEDKKQMQADEERLKEEQLRRQLAQEQQQQERKDAAKNNAESHKMKQGGDMGQEDVQEKELMDTERQKAKVQAQEKAERQRQDREHQVQQEEEERQLRKKRIEEIMKRTRKGDADVKDEQVETESPPEKGKTGQSEAQEYFKEGKEQVTRQGGTKGKKEASAQMDHHGDISTQQVMPAHSVPDKRLDTREREDKEGVQHQRGVLVNKQPKMGIVKAMDPFNKAPTDVNSQQKEMNGVVRDAKTGHVTVEVSKPHVGNPEGSPKLRSPPVIHLQPLEVKHFCDELQPMDVSPASKEELISIPEFSPVNEIQHCGISNSRALRDLMDLTGSVTCSKVTSEGNIGDCNKNLIEGVVSPVSDSKLTATSNQLSIR is encoded by the exons TTGCTAAAATGGCACCGCCAACTGCTCCTCTAGTTCCCGACAAGAGAATTGTAACAAACGGCCGCAGCTCACCAGCCAGGACTGGAAAACCAG CTCCGGCTAACGTGGAGAAGAAGCCGCTCTTAAATGGATTTGCATCGCCTTCACACTTGGTGGCTCATGTCAGTACCAACCATGTGGGCAAACCAA TGGTCGAAGGTTTCTTGAAGACAGACGACAGGATGCGTTTAGCCAAAGAGAGACgagaggagagggagagaaaCCTTG CGGCCCGAGAGCAACTGATCAGGGAGAAGGAGCGGCGATCTCAGCTGCAGTATGAGCGCACGGTGGAGGAGCGCTGGAAGCGTCTTGAGGAGCAGAAGCACAAAGAAGAGCTCCGCAGGGCCGCGGTGGAAGAGAAGCGAAGGCAGCAGATGGAAGACGAGAGG GAGCGGCTGAAGGCCCTGATGAGACGCTCTCTAGAGCGCAGCCTACACCTGGAGCACAGACACAAACGCTGGAGCAGAGGCTACCCTGCAGGAGCAG CGCCCTGCAGCCCTCGCAGGTCACCTTTGAGCAGCTCACGCAGCCCCGCTGATCCCCACAGAGCAGCGGGAGTCCTAGAAGGCTCCCGCTCCACTCCCAACACACCCAAG AAAGAGCGTCTGCACAGGGAAAGACGAACCGCCTCCCCGGGTTGTGGATTCATCCTGAGAAGATCTGAATCTCCTCACATCCCCAAACAGCTGACCTCTGCAACTACTTCCAA GCTGGCTTCTACGAAGCGCACTCAGTCTCCTAGCAACATCCACGAGTACCACCACTCCCCCTCTAGACATCGGTCCACCCATGTCATCAAGAAACATGACGATAAAAATATGGAAAGACACGACAAGTTATCTGCAGGGAAAAACAACCTCCACATACCCAATTCGACTGACCTCGGTAAAACCAGATCTTCTGAAGGCTTCAAGGGTGACACACCAGAGAAGAAAGTGGAGCAGAAGAAGACAGAGACTGTCAGTCATAGTGGAGATAAGAAAAGAG AATCATCGCCATGCATGGTCACAGGGAAAGCGGCAGCCAGCATAACCAATGCTGAGGACGCCAGCCGACTGTTAGCGGAGCGTAGACGCCAGGCCCGGGCGCAGAAAGAACAAGAGGACAAAAAGCAAATGCAAGCAGATGAAGAAAG GCTAAAAGAAGAACAGCTGAGGAGGCAACTTGCAcaagagcagcagcagcaggagcGCAAGGACGcggcaaaaaataatgcagaATCTCATAAGATGAAGCAAGGAGGAGACATGGGACAGGAGGATGTGCAGGAGAAAGAGTTGATGGACACAGAG AGACAAAAGGCCAAAGTTCAAGCACAAGAGAAAGCCGAGCGTCAGCGTCAAGACCGAGAGCATCAGGTGCAgcaggaggaggaagaaaggCAGCTGAGAAAAAAG AGAATCGAGGAGATAATGAAGAGAACGAGGAAAGGTGACGCTGACGTGAAG GACGAACAGGTGGAGACCGAGTCACCACCAG AAAAGGGAAAAACTGGTCAAAGTGAAGCTCAGGAATACTTTAAAGAGGGTAAAGAGCAGGTCACAAGACAGGGCGGGACAAAAGGGAAGAAAGAAGCTTCAGCACAGATGGATCATCATGGGGACATCAGCACTCAACAAGTAATGCCAGCACACAGTGTTCCTGACAAGAGGCTGGACACCAGGGAAAGAGAGGACAAGGAGGGTGTGCAACACCAAAGAGGGGTACTGGTGAACAAGCAGCCCAAAATGGGCATAGTAAAAGCCATGGATCCTTTTAATAAAGCACCAACAGATGTCAATAGTCAGCAAAAGGAGATGAACGGAGTGGTCAGGGATGCAAAGACAGGCCACGTGACAGTGGAGGTAAGCAAACCACATGTGGGAAATCCTGAAGGATCGCCAAAGCTCAGATCACCGCCTGTCATACACCTACAGCCACTGGAGGTGAAGCACTTTTGTGATGAGTTGCAGCCAATGGATGTCAG CCCCGCTTCCAAGGAGGAATTGATTTCCATCCCAGAATTCTCGCCGGTAAATGAAATCCAACACTGCGGGATAAGTAACAGCCGAGCCCTCCGGGACCTAATGGACCTGACAGGCAGCGTCACATGCTCCAAAGTCACCTCTGAAGGCAACATAGGTGACTGCAACAAGAACCTGATCGAGGGGGTCGTCAGCCCAGTGTCAGATTCTAAGCTCACCGCGACGTCAAATCAACTTAGCATCCGCTAG
- the LOC133551580 gene encoding MAP7 domain-containing protein 2-like isoform X1, translating to MTVAKMAPPTAPLVPDKRIVTNGRSSPARTGKPAPANVEKKPLLNGFASPSHLVAHVSTNHVGKPMVEGFLKTDDRMRLAKERREERERNLAAREQLIREKERRSQLQYERTVEERWKRLEEQKHKEELRRAAVEEKRRQQMEDERERLKALMRRSLERSLHLEHRHKRWSRGYPAGAGDSENAPLSFSAASALSHGLASPLPAVSESAPCSPRRSPLSSSRSPADPHRAAGVLEGSRSTPNTPKKERLHRERRTASPGCGFILRRSESPHIPKQLTSATTSKLASTKRTQSPSNIHEYHHSPSRHRSTHVIKKHDDKNMERHDKLSAGKNNLHIPNSTDLGKTRSSEGFKGDTPEKKVEQKKTETVSHSGDKKRESSPCMVTGKAAASITNAEDASRLLAERRRQARAQKEQEDKKQMQADEERLKEEQLRRQLAQEQQQQERKDAAKNNAESHKMKQGGDMGQEDVQEKELMDTERQKAKVQAQEKAERQRQDREHQVQQEEEERQLRKKRIEEIMKRTRKGDADVKDEQVETESPPEKGKTGQSEAQEYFKEGKEQVTRQGGTKGKKEASAQMDHHGDISTQQVMPAHSVPDKRLDTREREDKEGVQHQRGVLVNKQPKMGIVKAMDPFNKAPTDVNSQQKEMNGVVRDAKTGHVTVEVSKPHVGNPEGSPKLRSPPVIHLQPLEVKHFCDELQPMDVSPASKEELISIPEFSPVNEIQHCGISNSRALRDLMDLTGSVTCSKVTSEGNIGDCNKNLIEGVVSPVSDSKLTATSNQLSIR from the exons TTGCTAAAATGGCACCGCCAACTGCTCCTCTAGTTCCCGACAAGAGAATTGTAACAAACGGCCGCAGCTCACCAGCCAGGACTGGAAAACCAG CTCCGGCTAACGTGGAGAAGAAGCCGCTCTTAAATGGATTTGCATCGCCTTCACACTTGGTGGCTCATGTCAGTACCAACCATGTGGGCAAACCAA TGGTCGAAGGTTTCTTGAAGACAGACGACAGGATGCGTTTAGCCAAAGAGAGACgagaggagagggagagaaaCCTTG CGGCCCGAGAGCAACTGATCAGGGAGAAGGAGCGGCGATCTCAGCTGCAGTATGAGCGCACGGTGGAGGAGCGCTGGAAGCGTCTTGAGGAGCAGAAGCACAAAGAAGAGCTCCGCAGGGCCGCGGTGGAAGAGAAGCGAAGGCAGCAGATGGAAGACGAGAGG GAGCGGCTGAAGGCCCTGATGAGACGCTCTCTAGAGCGCAGCCTACACCTGGAGCACAGACACAAACGCTGGAGCAGAGGCTACCCTGCAGGAGCAG GTGACAGTGAGAATGCACCGCTCTCTTTCTCTGCTGCCTCCGCCCTTTCCCATGGCCTTGCCTCCCCTCTTCCTGCTGTCAGCGAATCCG CGCCCTGCAGCCCTCGCAGGTCACCTTTGAGCAGCTCACGCAGCCCCGCTGATCCCCACAGAGCAGCGGGAGTCCTAGAAGGCTCCCGCTCCACTCCCAACACACCCAAG AAAGAGCGTCTGCACAGGGAAAGACGAACCGCCTCCCCGGGTTGTGGATTCATCCTGAGAAGATCTGAATCTCCTCACATCCCCAAACAGCTGACCTCTGCAACTACTTCCAA GCTGGCTTCTACGAAGCGCACTCAGTCTCCTAGCAACATCCACGAGTACCACCACTCCCCCTCTAGACATCGGTCCACCCATGTCATCAAGAAACATGACGATAAAAATATGGAAAGACACGACAAGTTATCTGCAGGGAAAAACAACCTCCACATACCCAATTCGACTGACCTCGGTAAAACCAGATCTTCTGAAGGCTTCAAGGGTGACACACCAGAGAAGAAAGTGGAGCAGAAGAAGACAGAGACTGTCAGTCATAGTGGAGATAAGAAAAGAG AATCATCGCCATGCATGGTCACAGGGAAAGCGGCAGCCAGCATAACCAATGCTGAGGACGCCAGCCGACTGTTAGCGGAGCGTAGACGCCAGGCCCGGGCGCAGAAAGAACAAGAGGACAAAAAGCAAATGCAAGCAGATGAAGAAAG GCTAAAAGAAGAACAGCTGAGGAGGCAACTTGCAcaagagcagcagcagcaggagcGCAAGGACGcggcaaaaaataatgcagaATCTCATAAGATGAAGCAAGGAGGAGACATGGGACAGGAGGATGTGCAGGAGAAAGAGTTGATGGACACAGAG AGACAAAAGGCCAAAGTTCAAGCACAAGAGAAAGCCGAGCGTCAGCGTCAAGACCGAGAGCATCAGGTGCAgcaggaggaggaagaaaggCAGCTGAGAAAAAAG AGAATCGAGGAGATAATGAAGAGAACGAGGAAAGGTGACGCTGACGTGAAG GACGAACAGGTGGAGACCGAGTCACCACCAG AAAAGGGAAAAACTGGTCAAAGTGAAGCTCAGGAATACTTTAAAGAGGGTAAAGAGCAGGTCACAAGACAGGGCGGGACAAAAGGGAAGAAAGAAGCTTCAGCACAGATGGATCATCATGGGGACATCAGCACTCAACAAGTAATGCCAGCACACAGTGTTCCTGACAAGAGGCTGGACACCAGGGAAAGAGAGGACAAGGAGGGTGTGCAACACCAAAGAGGGGTACTGGTGAACAAGCAGCCCAAAATGGGCATAGTAAAAGCCATGGATCCTTTTAATAAAGCACCAACAGATGTCAATAGTCAGCAAAAGGAGATGAACGGAGTGGTCAGGGATGCAAAGACAGGCCACGTGACAGTGGAGGTAAGCAAACCACATGTGGGAAATCCTGAAGGATCGCCAAAGCTCAGATCACCGCCTGTCATACACCTACAGCCACTGGAGGTGAAGCACTTTTGTGATGAGTTGCAGCCAATGGATGTCAG CCCCGCTTCCAAGGAGGAATTGATTTCCATCCCAGAATTCTCGCCGGTAAATGAAATCCAACACTGCGGGATAAGTAACAGCCGAGCCCTCCGGGACCTAATGGACCTGACAGGCAGCGTCACATGCTCCAAAGTCACCTCTGAAGGCAACATAGGTGACTGCAACAAGAACCTGATCGAGGGGGTCGTCAGCCCAGTGTCAGATTCTAAGCTCACCGCGACGTCAAATCAACTTAGCATCCGCTAG
- the LOC133551580 gene encoding MAP7 domain-containing protein 2-like isoform X4 has translation MAPPTAPLVPDKRIVTNGRSSPARTGKPAPANVEKKPLLNGFASPSHLVAHVSTNHVGKPMVEGFLKTDDRMRLAKERREERERNLAAREQLIREKERRSQLQYERTVEERWKRLEEQKHKEELRRAAVEEKRRQQMEDERERLKALMRRSLERSLHLEHRHKRWSRGYPAGAGDSENAPLSFSAASALSHGLASPLPAVSESAPCSPRRSPLSSSRSPADPHRAAGVLEGSRSTPNTPKKERLHRERRTASPGCGFILRRSESPHIPKQLTSATTSKLASTKRTQSPSNIHEYHHSPSRHRSTHVIKKHDDKNMERHDKLSAGKNNLHIPNSTDLGKTRSSEGFKGDTPEKKVEQKKTETVSHSGDKKRESSPCMVTGKAAASITNAEDASRLLAERRRQARAQKEQEDKKQMQADEERLKEEQLRRQLAQEQQQQERKDAAKNNAESHKMKQGGDMGQEDVQEKELMDTERQKAKVQAQEKAERQRQDREHQVQQEEEERQLRKKRIEEIMKRTRKGDADVKDEQVETESPPEKGKTGQSEAQEYFKEGKEQVTRQGGTKGKKEASAQMDHHGDISTQQVMPAHSVPDKRLDTREREDKEGVQHQRGVLVNKQPKMGIVKAMDPFNKAPTDVNSQQKEMNGVVRDAKTGHVTVEVSKPHVGNPEGSPKLRSPPVIHLQPLEVKHFCDELQPMDVSPASKEELISIPEFSPVNEIQHCGISNSRALRDLMDLTGSVTCSKVTSEGNIGDCNKNLIEGVVSPVSDSKLTATSNQLSIR, from the exons ATGGCACCGCCAACTGCTCCTCTAGTTCCCGACAAGAGAATTGTAACAAACGGCCGCAGCTCACCAGCCAGGACTGGAAAACCAG CTCCGGCTAACGTGGAGAAGAAGCCGCTCTTAAATGGATTTGCATCGCCTTCACACTTGGTGGCTCATGTCAGTACCAACCATGTGGGCAAACCAA TGGTCGAAGGTTTCTTGAAGACAGACGACAGGATGCGTTTAGCCAAAGAGAGACgagaggagagggagagaaaCCTTG CGGCCCGAGAGCAACTGATCAGGGAGAAGGAGCGGCGATCTCAGCTGCAGTATGAGCGCACGGTGGAGGAGCGCTGGAAGCGTCTTGAGGAGCAGAAGCACAAAGAAGAGCTCCGCAGGGCCGCGGTGGAAGAGAAGCGAAGGCAGCAGATGGAAGACGAGAGG GAGCGGCTGAAGGCCCTGATGAGACGCTCTCTAGAGCGCAGCCTACACCTGGAGCACAGACACAAACGCTGGAGCAGAGGCTACCCTGCAGGAGCAG GTGACAGTGAGAATGCACCGCTCTCTTTCTCTGCTGCCTCCGCCCTTTCCCATGGCCTTGCCTCCCCTCTTCCTGCTGTCAGCGAATCCG CGCCCTGCAGCCCTCGCAGGTCACCTTTGAGCAGCTCACGCAGCCCCGCTGATCCCCACAGAGCAGCGGGAGTCCTAGAAGGCTCCCGCTCCACTCCCAACACACCCAAG AAAGAGCGTCTGCACAGGGAAAGACGAACCGCCTCCCCGGGTTGTGGATTCATCCTGAGAAGATCTGAATCTCCTCACATCCCCAAACAGCTGACCTCTGCAACTACTTCCAA GCTGGCTTCTACGAAGCGCACTCAGTCTCCTAGCAACATCCACGAGTACCACCACTCCCCCTCTAGACATCGGTCCACCCATGTCATCAAGAAACATGACGATAAAAATATGGAAAGACACGACAAGTTATCTGCAGGGAAAAACAACCTCCACATACCCAATTCGACTGACCTCGGTAAAACCAGATCTTCTGAAGGCTTCAAGGGTGACACACCAGAGAAGAAAGTGGAGCAGAAGAAGACAGAGACTGTCAGTCATAGTGGAGATAAGAAAAGAG AATCATCGCCATGCATGGTCACAGGGAAAGCGGCAGCCAGCATAACCAATGCTGAGGACGCCAGCCGACTGTTAGCGGAGCGTAGACGCCAGGCCCGGGCGCAGAAAGAACAAGAGGACAAAAAGCAAATGCAAGCAGATGAAGAAAG GCTAAAAGAAGAACAGCTGAGGAGGCAACTTGCAcaagagcagcagcagcaggagcGCAAGGACGcggcaaaaaataatgcagaATCTCATAAGATGAAGCAAGGAGGAGACATGGGACAGGAGGATGTGCAGGAGAAAGAGTTGATGGACACAGAG AGACAAAAGGCCAAAGTTCAAGCACAAGAGAAAGCCGAGCGTCAGCGTCAAGACCGAGAGCATCAGGTGCAgcaggaggaggaagaaaggCAGCTGAGAAAAAAG AGAATCGAGGAGATAATGAAGAGAACGAGGAAAGGTGACGCTGACGTGAAG GACGAACAGGTGGAGACCGAGTCACCACCAG AAAAGGGAAAAACTGGTCAAAGTGAAGCTCAGGAATACTTTAAAGAGGGTAAAGAGCAGGTCACAAGACAGGGCGGGACAAAAGGGAAGAAAGAAGCTTCAGCACAGATGGATCATCATGGGGACATCAGCACTCAACAAGTAATGCCAGCACACAGTGTTCCTGACAAGAGGCTGGACACCAGGGAAAGAGAGGACAAGGAGGGTGTGCAACACCAAAGAGGGGTACTGGTGAACAAGCAGCCCAAAATGGGCATAGTAAAAGCCATGGATCCTTTTAATAAAGCACCAACAGATGTCAATAGTCAGCAAAAGGAGATGAACGGAGTGGTCAGGGATGCAAAGACAGGCCACGTGACAGTGGAGGTAAGCAAACCACATGTGGGAAATCCTGAAGGATCGCCAAAGCTCAGATCACCGCCTGTCATACACCTACAGCCACTGGAGGTGAAGCACTTTTGTGATGAGTTGCAGCCAATGGATGTCAG CCCCGCTTCCAAGGAGGAATTGATTTCCATCCCAGAATTCTCGCCGGTAAATGAAATCCAACACTGCGGGATAAGTAACAGCCGAGCCCTCCGGGACCTAATGGACCTGACAGGCAGCGTCACATGCTCCAAAGTCACCTCTGAAGGCAACATAGGTGACTGCAACAAGAACCTGATCGAGGGGGTCGTCAGCCCAGTGTCAGATTCTAAGCTCACCGCGACGTCAAATCAACTTAGCATCCGCTAG